The Mesoterricola silvestris sequence GGTTCCCGGCCCCTTTTCCGGGAAGCGGAGGAGCCGGACGCCGGTGAGGTCCGGGAGCGCACCAGGTCCGCCACGGACGCCCAGTCGAGCGTCGAGCCGATCGAACCGCTGGACGCCACCGGGGGGGCCGGGTCCTGAACCGCCACCCAGCCGGCGGAGGGAGGGGGAGCGGGGATCACCCGGCCCACCGGGAGGGAGATGGGCCGGGGGGCCAGGGGCCTGGCCGGCGCCACGGGCACCGGGGCACCGCCCGTTCCGGCGGGGGTGGCGGTCCCGTGTTTCATCCGTTCGTGCCTTCGAATCCCGGAGGGGGTCCCGAGCACATGGGGGCAGAACCGGCAGAAGAAGGTTCCCGGCCTTCCGGGACCGGGGGAAAGCTCCGCCGGGGCGGGGGGCGGAGGGGGGACCCCGGCGCCGGCGTGGAGGAGGTTCACCCCCCCGTCCGGCCCGATCACCACCCGCGGGGGATCCCCCCCGGCGGGCCCCCCCGGGGGCGGCAAAGGCAGGCGAACGCGGCGCCTCGAAGGCGCCGCGCCGTCCTCCGCTTTCGATTTCAGGGTGAGCAGGAGATGGTCGCTACCCTCCCGGCCCTCGAGCCGGACCCGGGTGATGGCGCCGGGCGGGAGGGACTGCCACAGGGGCGAAGGGGCCGGCTCCTTCGATTCGGGTGCGGCCGGCCCCTGGGGACCGGGTGCCTGCTGGATCATCCACCAGGCGCTGGCATGCCGGTTCTCGACGGTCACGTGGATCGTTTCCGCCCGGGACGAAAGGCCCCCGAGCGCCAGAAGCGGCGCCAGGAACACGGGGTGTGCGCGCATGAAAATCCCTCTCGTTTGATCGTTTCCACAGGGGGTGGTCCTGCCCGCAGGCATGGATGGCCGCAAACCCGTCCAGGTTCCCGGTGGAACGAAGGGCTCCGCGGGTCAGCCTTTGAGGAATTTCAGCATTTCCGCGGGCTTCTGGAACCCCATGGACCGGCGCAGTTCCCGGCCCTCCCCGTCCAGGAGGATGACCGTGGGATAGCTGCGGATGCCGAGCTTCGGGGCCAGGTCCTTGCGGACCCGGTCGGTGTCGATGCGGATGGCCACGGCGTTGTCCTTGATCCAGGCGGCGACGGCGGGGTCCGGCCAGGTGTTCTCGT is a genomic window containing:
- a CDS encoding OTU domain-containing protein, with translation MRAHPVFLAPLLALGGLSSRAETIHVTVENRHASAWWMIQQAPGPQGPAAPESKEPAPSPLWQSLPPGAITRVRLEGREGSDHLLLTLKSKAEDGAAPSRRRVRLPLPPPGGPAGGDPPRVVIGPDGGVNLLHAGAGVPPPPPAPAELSPGPGRPGTFFCRFCPHVLGTPSGIRRHERMKHGTATPAGTGGAPVPVAPARPLAPRPISLPVGRVIPAPPPSAGWVAVQDPAPPVASSGSIGSTLDWASVADLVRSRTSPASGSSASRKRGREPEADLGFTLPPAARGVLASSPELREAYLADLAGTAMFLGVVAGEILGDHLGVQAPILIQQEPLLGELPFLAEAASQVGTGTLPPAPARAIRFHGGHYSVLIPTPRDAAPEFTTASGRTFVETGEALPGDPEIRRVPADGNCLATSVFFLAHGRFPTGAEMRDLRQLVVARLRETPGKVDELVRDGMAVILHGAPPVFAGCFASWGPRFTRALLLRPEFASTYLEVASAPPGPPETASPL